A genomic region of Raphanus sativus cultivar WK10039 chromosome 6, ASM80110v3, whole genome shotgun sequence contains the following coding sequences:
- the LOC108811824 gene encoding uncharacterized protein LOC108811824: protein MVCSCMISSLLLLLVASSISPSYSYKIKSASFLSPKQVMTPGSVTDPHLFDIDFPRGHIGIKGFDAEVVDEDGNPVPLHETYLHHWVVQPYYVRKGFNLSQLLNMPRVDDLLGSSPDYIPIRNGGLCGNRVRHYFGLGSETRKTSTYVPDPYAIEIGNPEETPDGYEFKWLLNIHAIDTRGVVEKQGCTECRCDLYNVTVDEYGRALEPGYKGGLYCCYDKTQCLVRKGFDDGKKTRTLYLKYTVRWVDWDDSSVLLPAKVYILDVTDSWEPSEGSTGDVQEHFCHVEYDVKPCTTSGDGCVDVKKKSLMMPFSGYIVYGVAHQHAGGVGAALYRADGEGICSSMPKYGNGHEPGNEAGYIVGMSSCYPKPVKVTYGETLTLEFNYSNVVGHTGVMGLFYILVAQQLPEPESSLQAHAKSVSFLALLAVTVVVVVAVVVLIAAVVYRRQNREDGYQSLST, encoded by the exons ATGGTCTGTTCTTGCATGATCTCGTCCTTACTTCTTCTCCTGGTCGCGTCAAGCATATCGCCTAGCTACAGCTACAAGATCAAGTCCGCAAGTTTCTTGTCACCAAAACAAGTTATGACTCCAGGATCAGTCACAGACCCTCACCTATTCGACATCGATTTCCCCAGAGGCCACATCGGCATCAAAGGTTTCGACGCCGAAGTAGTCGACGAAGACGGCAACCCCGTCCCGTTACACGAGACATATCTCCACCACTGGGTCGTCCAGCCTTACTACGTGCGTAAAGGTTTCAACCTTTCGCAGCTCCTAAACATGCCTAGGGTTGATGATCTTCTTGGTTCGAGTCCTGACTATATTCCCATTAGAAACGGAGGCTTGTGTGGGAACAGAGTCAGACATTACTTCGGGTTAGGATCAGAGACACGCAAGACTTCGACGTATGTTCCTGATCCTTACGCGATCGAGATCGGTAACCCGGAAGAGACGCCTGATGGGTACGAGTTCAAATGGCTTCTGAACATTCACGCTATCGACACTAGAGGGGTTGTGGAAAAACAAGGATGCACCGAGTGTCGGTGTGATCTTTATAATGTGACCGTTGATGAGTACGGTCGAGCTTTGGAACCTGGATACAAAGGAGGTTTATACTGCTGCTACGATAAGACTCAGTGTCTGGTAAGAAAGGGATTCGACGATGgtaaaaaaacaagaactctGTATCTTAAGTATACTGTGAGATGGGTTGATTGGGACGACAGCTCGGTTTTGTTACCGGCTAAGGTTTATATTCTCGATGTTACGGACTCTTGGGAACCGTCAGAAGGATCAACAGGAGATGTCCAAGAACATTTTTGTCAT GTGGAATATGATGTGAAACCGTGCACAACCAGTGGAGATGGATGTGTTGACGTTAAGAAAAAGAGCTTAATGATGCCGTTTAGTGGGTATATTGTCTATGGAGTAGCTCACCAGCACGCGGGTGGTGTTGGTGCTGCTCTGTATCGAGCG GACGGTGAGGGAATATGCTCTTCGATGCCGAAGTATGGCAATGGACACGAACCTGGAAACGAAGCTGGTTACATTGTTGGAATGTCATCTTGTTATCCTAAACCGGTGAAAGTGACTTATGGAGAGACACTGACTCTGGAGTTCAATTACAGTAATGTCGTTGGTCATACAGGAGTCATGGGACTCTTTTACATCCTGGTTGCTCAGCAGCTGCCTGAACCGGAGAGCTCCTTGCAG GCACATGCGAAAAGTGTGAGCTTTTTAGCCTTACTTGCAgtgacggtggtggtggtggtggcggttgTGGTTCTAATAGCCGCCGTGGTATACCGGAGACAGAACCGGGAAGATGGTTACCAGTCACTTAGTACCTAA
- the LOC108811823 gene encoding calnexin homolog 1-like: protein MMRDRQLFSCLLLILALFSLQNLCFCDDHAVLYESFDEPFDGRWIVSKNGDYEGVWKHAKSEGHDDYGLLVSEKARKYGIVKELEEPLNLKEGTIVLQYEVRFQEGLECGGAYLKYLRPQEAGWTPEGFDSESPYSIMFGPDKCGATNKVHFILKHKNPKSGEYVEHHLKFPPSVPYDKLSHVYTAVLKPDNEVRILVDGEEKKKANLLSGEDFEPALIPSKTIPDLEDKKPEDWDERAKIPDPNAVKPEDWDEEAPMEIEDEEAEKPEGWLDDEPEEVDDPEATKPEDWDDEEDGMWEAPKVDNPKCETAPGCGEWKRPTKKNPAYKGKWSAPMIDNPAYKGIWKPRDIPNPDYFELDRPDFEPIAAIGIEIWTMQDGILFDNMLIAKDEKVAEVYRQTTWKSKFDVEKEKQKAEEEAASSAGGLKSYQKVVFDLLNKVADISFLSAYKSKITELIEKAEEQPNLTIGVLVSIVVVFFSLFIKLIFGGKKAAPAAAVEKKNKKPEVGESSSSKSEDETEKKEETAAPRKRQPRRDN, encoded by the exons ATGATGAGAGACCGGCAACTATTCTCCTGCCTTCTGCTTATCTTAGCTCTCTTCTCGCTCCAGAACCTTTGCTTCTGCGACGATCATGCG GTGTTGTATGAGTCGTTCGATGAGCCGTTCGATGGTCGCTGGATCGTTTCGAAGAATGGTGATTACGAAG GTGTGTGGAAGCATGCCAAGAGTGAGGGACATGATGACTATGGACTTCTCGTAAGCGAGAAGGCACGCAAGTACGGTATAGTGAAAGAGCTCGAGGAGCCTCTAAACCTCAAGGAAGGAACGATTGTTCTTCAGTACGAGGTTCGTTTCCAGGAAGGGCTCGAGTGTGGTGGTGCTTACTTGAAGTACCTCCGCCCTCAGGAAGCTGGGTGGACCCCCGAGGGGTTCGACAGCGAGTCACCTTACTCTATCATGTTTGGGCCTGACAAGTGTGGAGCCACGAACAAAGTGCATTTCATCTTGAAGCACAAGAATCCCAAGAGCGGAGAGTACGTTGAGCACCATCTCAAGTTCCCTCCTTCTGTTCCTTATGACAAGCTCTCCCATGTCTACACCGCCGTCTTGAAGCCGGACAACGAGGTTAGGATTCTGGTTGatggagaggagaagaagaaggctaaTTTACTCTCTGGGGAGGACTTTGAGCCTGCGTTGATCCCTTCCAAGACCATCCCTGACCTTGAAGACAAGAAACCAGAAGACTGGGACGAGAGAGCCAAGATCCCTGATCCTAACGCCGTGAAGCCTGAGGACTGGGACGAGGAGGCACCCATGGAGATCGAAGACGAGGAAGCTGAGAAACCCGAGGGATGGTTAGATGATGAGCCTGAGGAGGTCGACGACCCAGAGGCGACCAAACCTGAAGATTGGGATGATGAGGAAGATGGTATGTGGGAGGCTCCAAAGGTTGATAACCCCAAGTGTGAAACAGCACCTGGTTGCGGTGAGTGGAAGAGACCCACGAAGAAGAATCCTGCTTACAAGGGCAAGTGGAGTGCGCCTATGATAGACAACCCTGCTTACAAGGGGATCTGGAAGCCCAGAGACATCCCTAACCCTGACTACTTTGAGCTAGACCGACCTGATTTCGAACCCATTGCGGCGATCGGTATTGAGATCTGGACGATGCAAGACGGTATCTTGTTTGACAACATGTTGATAGCGAAAGACGAGAAGGTCGCTGAGGTTTACAGACAGACAACTTGGAAGTCGAAGTTCGATGTtgagaaagagaaacaaaaggCAGAAGAGGAGGCCGCTAGCTCTGCAGGTGGTCTCAAGAGCTACCAG AAGGTTGTGTTCGACCTCTTGAACAAGGTTGCTGACATATCTTTCCTAAGTGCCTACAAGTCTAAGATCACT GAGCTGATTGAGAAAGCAGAGGAACAACCAAACTTAACCATTGGTGTTCTTGTCTCCATTGTCgttgttttcttctctctcttcatcAAGCTTATCTTCGGTGGCAAAAAG GCGGCGCCGGCAGCAGCTGTGgagaaaaagaacaagaaaccagAAGTAGGAGAGAGCTCAAGCTCAAAGAGTGAAGATGAGACGGAGAAAAAGGAAGAAACCGCTGCTCCTCGCAAAAGGCAACCCAGACGTGATAATTAA
- the LOC108811822 gene encoding ribonuclease TUDOR 2 isoform X2: protein MAKQEGIGRWSKVPGAAEASVRNLPPSAVGDSGNFDAMGLLAASKGKPMEAIVEQVRDGSTIRVYLLPEFQFVQVFVAGLQAPSMGRRPTQEPVVEPDVTSAPNGDASAEPRGPLTSAQRLAASAVSSVEVSSDPFAMEAKFFTELRVLNRDVRIVLEGVDKFNNLIGSVYYSVGETVKDLGLELVENGLAKYVEWSANMMEEEAKKKLKAAELQCKKNRVKMWANYVPPASNSKAIHDQNFTGKVVEVVSGDCLVVADDSVPFGSPMAERRVCLSSIRSPKIGNPRREEKPAPYAREAREFLRQRLIGKQVNVQMEYQRKISPADGATTSGASDSRVMDFGSVFLPSPTKGDSAEAAAASTGVNIAELIIARGLGTVVRHRDFEERSNHYEALLAAEARAVAGKKGIQSAKDSPVMHVTDLTVASAKKAKDFLPSLHRSRRISAVVEYVLSGHRFKLYIPKETCSIAFAFSGVRCPGRGEPYSEEAIALMRRKIMQRDVEIEIETVDRTGTFLGSMWEGKTNAATFLLEAGVAKMQTGFGADRIPEAHLLELAERSAKNQKLKIWENYVEGEEVVNGGSKVETRQMETLKVVVTEVLGGGRFYVQTVGDQKVASIQNQLASLSLKDAPIVGSFNPKKGDIVLAQFSLDNSWNRAMIVNAPRGAVQSPDDKLEVFYIDYGNQETVPYSAIRPVEASVSSAPGLAQLCRLAYLKVPSLEEDFGPEAGEYLHTVTLGSGKEFKAVVEERDTSGGKVKGQGTGTELAVTLIAVDDEISVNAAMLQEGIARMEKRKRWEHKDKKAALDALEKYQEEARKSRTGIWQYGDIQSDDEDSVPVRKPGRG, encoded by the exons ATGGCTAAGCAGGAAGGGATCGGTCGTTGGAGCAAG GTTCCTGGTGCTGCCGAGGCATCTGTCAGGAACCTTCCTCCTTCTGCCGTTGGGGATTCTGGTAACTTTGACGCCATGGGTCTGTTAGCCGCAAGTAAGGGCAAGCCCATGGAAGCTATTGTTGAGCAAGTCCGCGATGGCAGTACCATCAGGGTTTATCTTCTTCCTGAGTTTCAGTTTGTGCAAGTGTTTGTTGCTGGACTCCAG GCTCCATCAATGGGAAGGAGACCTACACAAGAACCTGTTGTTGAGCCAGATGTTACATCAGCTCCGAATGGAGATGCTTCTGCTGAGCCCCGTGGTCCTCTAACATCAGCCCAGAGACTGGCTGCTTCAGCAGTATCGTCCGTGGAGGTTTCCTCTGATCCGTTTGCAATGGAAGCCAAATTTTTTACTGAGCTTCGTGTTCTTAATAGAGAT GTTCGCATTGTTCTTGAAGGTGTTGACAAATTCAACAATCTGATTGGATCAGTTTACTATTCTGTTGGGGAAACAGTCAAAGACTTGGGTCTGGAGCTGGTTGAAAAT GGTCTTGCTAAGTATGTTGAGTGGAGTGCCAACATGATGGAGGAAGAAGCCAAAAAGAAGTTAAAAGCTGCAGAACTTCAATGCAAGAAAAACCGGGTGAAAATGTGGGCAAACTATGTCCCTCCAGCTAGCAACTCTAAGGCAATTCATGACCAGAACTTTACTGGAAAG GTAGTGGAAGTTGTGAGTGGGGACTGCTTAGTAGTTGCTGATGACTCTGTACCATTCGGGAGCCCGATGGCAGAGCGCCGAGTCTGTCTTTCGAGTATTAGGTCTCCTAAAATCGGTAACCCACGCAGAGAGGAGAAACCTGCCCCTTATGCTCGGGAAGCTAGAGAGTTCCTTAGACAAAGGTTAATTGGAAAACAG GTTAATGTGCAAATGGAATACCAAAGGAAGATTAGCCCAGCAGATGGTGCTACTACTTCTGGAGCTAGTGATTCCAGGGTTATGGATTTTGGTTCAGTGTTCCTGCCATCTCCTACCAAGGGTGATTCAGCTGAAGCAGCTGCAGCATCTACTGGAGTCAATATTGCTGAACTCATAATCGCCCGTGGCTTGGGGACTGTGGTAAGACATCGCGATTTTGAAGAGAGGTCAAACCATTACGAGGCTCTGCTGGCTGCTGAAGCTCGTGCCGTTGCTGGCAAGAAAGGAATCCAATCTGCAAAGGATTCTCCAGTCATGCACGTCACAGACCTGACTGTGGCCTCGGCTAAAAAAGCTAAAGATTTCCTGCCATCCCTGCACAGAAGCAGGAGAATATCTGCTGTTGTGGAATACGTCTTGAGCGGACATCGGTTCAAGCTATACATTCCGAAAGAAACATGCAGTATTGCCTTTGCATTCTCTGGTGTCAGATGTCCTGGCCGTGGCGAACCTTATTCAGAAGAAGCTATTGCTTTAATGAGACGTAAGATCATGCAGAGAGATGTCGAG ATTGAAATTGAAACTGTGGATAGAACCGGCACTTTCTTAGGATCAATGTGGGAGGGGAAGACCAACGCAGCAACGTTTCTTCTTGAAGCTGGCGTTGCAAAAATGCAGACTGGCTTTGGTGCAGACAGGATTCCAGAAGCTCATCTTCTTGAATTGGCAGAACGATCTGCTAAGAATCAGAAACTGAAG ATTTGGGAAAACTATGTTGAAGGAGAGGAAGTTGTAAATGGTGGTTCAAAGGTAGAAACCAGACAGATGGAAACATTGAAGGTGGTTGTCACGGAAGTGCTTGGAGGCGGTAGGTTCTACGTTCAGACGGTTGGAGATCAGAAAGTAGCTTCGATCCAAAACCAGCTTGCATCTCTGAGTCTTAAAGACGCTCCCATTGTTGGTTCGTTTAACCCTAAGAAGGGTGACATCGTCCTTGCACAGTTTAGCCTCGATAACTCATGGAACCGCGCAATG ATTGTTAATGCACCACGAGGAGCAGTTCAATCTCCAGACGACAAACTCGAAGTGTTCTACATCGATTACGGAAACCAAGAAACAGTTCCGTACAGCGCTATTCGCCCTGTAGAGGCTTCAGTTTCATCAGCACCAGGACTCGCGCAGCTCTGCAGACTTGCCTACTTAAAAGTTCCAAGCCTGGAAGAGGACTTTGGTCCTGAAGCGGGAGAGTATTTGCATACGGTGACGCTGGGAAGTGGTAAAGAGTTTAAGGCTGTGGTGGAGGAAAGGGATACTTCAGGTGGCAAAGTGAAAGGCCAAGGAACTGGAACAGAGCTCGCTGTTACTCTCATTGCTGTTGACGATGAGATCTCTGTCAATGCAGCAATGCTTCAG GAAGGAATAGCGAGGATGGAGAAACGGAAGAGATGGGAGCATAAAGACAAGAAAGCAGCTCTTGATGCTCTTGAGAAGTACCAAGAAGAAGCTCGCAAATCTAGGACAGGAATCTGGCAGTACGGAGACATTCAGTCTGATGATGAGGACAGTGTTCCAGTCAGGAAACCTGGTCGCGGGTAA
- the LOC108811822 gene encoding ribonuclease TUDOR 2 isoform X1 produces MASVVAVASENQWFKGRVKAVTSGDCLVITALAQNRPGPPPEKTITLSSLMAPKLARRGGIDEPFAWESREFLRKLCIGKEVTFKVDYKVEAIAGREFGSVYLGNENLAKLVVQNGWAKVREQGQQNQDKVSPYIAELLQLEEMAKQEGIGRWSKVPGAAEASVRNLPPSAVGDSGNFDAMGLLAASKGKPMEAIVEQVRDGSTIRVYLLPEFQFVQVFVAGLQAPSMGRRPTQEPVVEPDVTSAPNGDASAEPRGPLTSAQRLAASAVSSVEVSSDPFAMEAKFFTELRVLNRDVRIVLEGVDKFNNLIGSVYYSVGETVKDLGLELVENGLAKYVEWSANMMEEEAKKKLKAAELQCKKNRVKMWANYVPPASNSKAIHDQNFTGKVVEVVSGDCLVVADDSVPFGSPMAERRVCLSSIRSPKIGNPRREEKPAPYAREAREFLRQRLIGKQVNVQMEYQRKISPADGATTSGASDSRVMDFGSVFLPSPTKGDSAEAAAASTGVNIAELIIARGLGTVVRHRDFEERSNHYEALLAAEARAVAGKKGIQSAKDSPVMHVTDLTVASAKKAKDFLPSLHRSRRISAVVEYVLSGHRFKLYIPKETCSIAFAFSGVRCPGRGEPYSEEAIALMRRKIMQRDVEIEIETVDRTGTFLGSMWEGKTNAATFLLEAGVAKMQTGFGADRIPEAHLLELAERSAKNQKLKIWENYVEGEEVVNGGSKVETRQMETLKVVVTEVLGGGRFYVQTVGDQKVASIQNQLASLSLKDAPIVGSFNPKKGDIVLAQFSLDNSWNRAMIVNAPRGAVQSPDDKLEVFYIDYGNQETVPYSAIRPVEASVSSAPGLAQLCRLAYLKVPSLEEDFGPEAGEYLHTVTLGSGKEFKAVVEERDTSGGKVKGQGTGTELAVTLIAVDDEISVNAAMLQEGIARMEKRKRWEHKDKKAALDALEKYQEEARKSRTGIWQYGDIQSDDEDSVPVRKPGRG; encoded by the exons atggCGTCCGTTGTGGCGGTGGCGAGTGAGAACCAGTGGTTCAAAGGGAGAGTGAAGGCTGTTACTTCCGGAGACTGCTTGGTGATCACTGCTTTGGCCCAAAACAGGCCCGGCCCACCTCCGGAAAAGACCATCACTTTATCTTCTCTCATGGCTCCTAAACTG GCGCGCAGGGGAGGTATAGATGAGCCTTTTGCGTGGGAAAGCAGGGAGTTTCTGAGGAAGCTTTGCATTGGGAAG GAGGTTACTTTTAAAGTGGATTACAAAGTGGAAGCTATTGCTGGGAGAGAGTTTGGCTCTGTTTATCTTGGCAACGAAAATCTTGCTAAGCTTGTTGTTCAGAATGGCTGGGCCAAG GTCAGAGAGCAAGGTCAGCAGAATCAGGATAAGGTTAGTCCTTACATTGCCGAGCTGTTACAGCTTGAAGAGATGGCTAAGCAGGAAGGGATCGGTCGTTGGAGCAAG GTTCCTGGTGCTGCCGAGGCATCTGTCAGGAACCTTCCTCCTTCTGCCGTTGGGGATTCTGGTAACTTTGACGCCATGGGTCTGTTAGCCGCAAGTAAGGGCAAGCCCATGGAAGCTATTGTTGAGCAAGTCCGCGATGGCAGTACCATCAGGGTTTATCTTCTTCCTGAGTTTCAGTTTGTGCAAGTGTTTGTTGCTGGACTCCAG GCTCCATCAATGGGAAGGAGACCTACACAAGAACCTGTTGTTGAGCCAGATGTTACATCAGCTCCGAATGGAGATGCTTCTGCTGAGCCCCGTGGTCCTCTAACATCAGCCCAGAGACTGGCTGCTTCAGCAGTATCGTCCGTGGAGGTTTCCTCTGATCCGTTTGCAATGGAAGCCAAATTTTTTACTGAGCTTCGTGTTCTTAATAGAGAT GTTCGCATTGTTCTTGAAGGTGTTGACAAATTCAACAATCTGATTGGATCAGTTTACTATTCTGTTGGGGAAACAGTCAAAGACTTGGGTCTGGAGCTGGTTGAAAAT GGTCTTGCTAAGTATGTTGAGTGGAGTGCCAACATGATGGAGGAAGAAGCCAAAAAGAAGTTAAAAGCTGCAGAACTTCAATGCAAGAAAAACCGGGTGAAAATGTGGGCAAACTATGTCCCTCCAGCTAGCAACTCTAAGGCAATTCATGACCAGAACTTTACTGGAAAG GTAGTGGAAGTTGTGAGTGGGGACTGCTTAGTAGTTGCTGATGACTCTGTACCATTCGGGAGCCCGATGGCAGAGCGCCGAGTCTGTCTTTCGAGTATTAGGTCTCCTAAAATCGGTAACCCACGCAGAGAGGAGAAACCTGCCCCTTATGCTCGGGAAGCTAGAGAGTTCCTTAGACAAAGGTTAATTGGAAAACAG GTTAATGTGCAAATGGAATACCAAAGGAAGATTAGCCCAGCAGATGGTGCTACTACTTCTGGAGCTAGTGATTCCAGGGTTATGGATTTTGGTTCAGTGTTCCTGCCATCTCCTACCAAGGGTGATTCAGCTGAAGCAGCTGCAGCATCTACTGGAGTCAATATTGCTGAACTCATAATCGCCCGTGGCTTGGGGACTGTGGTAAGACATCGCGATTTTGAAGAGAGGTCAAACCATTACGAGGCTCTGCTGGCTGCTGAAGCTCGTGCCGTTGCTGGCAAGAAAGGAATCCAATCTGCAAAGGATTCTCCAGTCATGCACGTCACAGACCTGACTGTGGCCTCGGCTAAAAAAGCTAAAGATTTCCTGCCATCCCTGCACAGAAGCAGGAGAATATCTGCTGTTGTGGAATACGTCTTGAGCGGACATCGGTTCAAGCTATACATTCCGAAAGAAACATGCAGTATTGCCTTTGCATTCTCTGGTGTCAGATGTCCTGGCCGTGGCGAACCTTATTCAGAAGAAGCTATTGCTTTAATGAGACGTAAGATCATGCAGAGAGATGTCGAG ATTGAAATTGAAACTGTGGATAGAACCGGCACTTTCTTAGGATCAATGTGGGAGGGGAAGACCAACGCAGCAACGTTTCTTCTTGAAGCTGGCGTTGCAAAAATGCAGACTGGCTTTGGTGCAGACAGGATTCCAGAAGCTCATCTTCTTGAATTGGCAGAACGATCTGCTAAGAATCAGAAACTGAAG ATTTGGGAAAACTATGTTGAAGGAGAGGAAGTTGTAAATGGTGGTTCAAAGGTAGAAACCAGACAGATGGAAACATTGAAGGTGGTTGTCACGGAAGTGCTTGGAGGCGGTAGGTTCTACGTTCAGACGGTTGGAGATCAGAAAGTAGCTTCGATCCAAAACCAGCTTGCATCTCTGAGTCTTAAAGACGCTCCCATTGTTGGTTCGTTTAACCCTAAGAAGGGTGACATCGTCCTTGCACAGTTTAGCCTCGATAACTCATGGAACCGCGCAATG ATTGTTAATGCACCACGAGGAGCAGTTCAATCTCCAGACGACAAACTCGAAGTGTTCTACATCGATTACGGAAACCAAGAAACAGTTCCGTACAGCGCTATTCGCCCTGTAGAGGCTTCAGTTTCATCAGCACCAGGACTCGCGCAGCTCTGCAGACTTGCCTACTTAAAAGTTCCAAGCCTGGAAGAGGACTTTGGTCCTGAAGCGGGAGAGTATTTGCATACGGTGACGCTGGGAAGTGGTAAAGAGTTTAAGGCTGTGGTGGAGGAAAGGGATACTTCAGGTGGCAAAGTGAAAGGCCAAGGAACTGGAACAGAGCTCGCTGTTACTCTCATTGCTGTTGACGATGAGATCTCTGTCAATGCAGCAATGCTTCAG GAAGGAATAGCGAGGATGGAGAAACGGAAGAGATGGGAGCATAAAGACAAGAAAGCAGCTCTTGATGCTCTTGAGAAGTACCAAGAAGAAGCTCGCAAATCTAGGACAGGAATCTGGCAGTACGGAGACATTCAGTCTGATGATGAGGACAGTGTTCCAGTCAGGAAACCTGGTCGCGGGTAA
- the LOC108809116 gene encoding uncharacterized protein LOC108809116, with amino-acid sequence MKKTMEEPTKIMRRSIHTFLQNYHHAATTAAALVLPFSAALLLSQAFFSSSSFHLRLNTLFPGEGTFSSSLDFFNLKLSQTLSSSLLTLPFSLTFFLFSKAYVIKLLSNNHDSAYYYLPLLKTYICNSLFLLSANASAFALFLIASRNFYTLFSLASAIIYSILLANAIVITNLALVSSTSPSSSGGYTTLLKACLLIRGRASTALALALPTNLGLSGVEALFQYRVVRSYYKGDRDIALIAIEGTFIAYLYTLFLVLDTIVSFLFYQSCVKNDEDKKRGREDVYLIKIQKCETENMKICIKGPKRFQEIF; translated from the coding sequence ATGAAGAAGACAATGGAAGAGCCAACCAAGATCATGAGAAGATCAATCCACACTTTCCTCCAAAACTACCACCATGCCGCCACCACCGCAGCCGCCCTTGTCCTCCCTTTCTCAGCCGCTCTCCTCCTCTCTCAGgccttcttctcctcttcctcctttCATTTGAGGTTAAACACTCTCTTCCCTGGAGAGGgtactttctcttcttctcttgatTTCTTCAACCTTAAACTCTCACAaacactttcttcttctttactcACTCTCCCTTTCTCCCTCactttcttcctcttctccaaaGCTTACGTCATCAAACTCCTTTCAAACAACCACGACTCTGCTTATTATTACCTTCCTCTTCTCAAAACTTACATTTGTAactctctcttcctcctctccgCAAACGCCTCTGCTTTTGCTCTGTTCTTAATAGCTTCAAGAAACTTCTACACTCTATTCTCCTTAGCCTCAGCCATCATCTACTCAATCCTCCTCGCAAACGCCATTGTCATCACCAACCTAGCCTTGGTTTCATCAACGTCCCCTTCCTCCTCAGGAGGATACACAACACTTCTCAAGGCTTGTCTTCTCATTCGCGGAAGAGCTTCAACAGCATTGGCTCTTGCTCTGCCTACTAATCTCGGCTTATCAGGAGTGGAAGCCTTGTTTCAGTACAGAGTAGTGAGGTCTTATTACAAAGGAGATAGAGATATCGCCTTGATAGCTATAGAAGGAACGTTCATAGCTTACTTATACACTCTCTTCTTGGTTCTTGACACCATAGTCAGCTTCCTCTTTTACCAAAGCTGCGTCAAGAACGATGAGGATAAGAAGAGAGGCAGAGAAGACGTGTACTTGATCAAGATCCAAAAATGTGAAACAGAGAACATGAAGATATGCATCAAAGGTCCAAAACGTTTCCAAGAAATCTTTTGA